The following are from one region of the Klebsiella aerogenes genome:
- the argE gene encoding acetylornithine deacetylase, with translation MKNNLPPFIEIYRALIATPSISATEEALDQSNESLINLLAGWFRDLGFNVEIQPVPETRNKFNMLASTGHGAGGLLLAGHTDTVPFDDGRWTRDPFTLTEHDNKLYGLGTADMKGFFAFILDALRDVDVSTLKKPLYILATADEETSMAGARYFAETTQLRPDCAIIGEPTSLQPVRAHKGHISTAVRVLGQSGHSSDPARGVNAIELMHDAIGRIMQLRDTLKERYHYEAFTVPYPTLNLGAIHGGDASNRICACCELHMDIRPLPGMTLNDLNGLLDEALAPVSERWPGRLTVSELHPPIPGYECPPDHKLVAVVEKLLGAQTEVVNYCTEAPFIQTLCPTLVLGPGSINQAHQPDEYLETRFIKPTRELITQVVHHFCWH, from the coding sequence ATGAAAAACAATTTACCGCCCTTTATCGAGATTTACCGCGCATTGATCGCCACACCTTCCATCAGCGCGACCGAAGAAGCGCTGGATCAAAGCAATGAGTCTTTAATCAATTTGCTTGCCGGCTGGTTCCGCGATCTGGGCTTTAATGTCGAGATCCAACCAGTACCGGAGACGCGTAACAAATTCAATATGTTGGCCAGTACCGGCCATGGCGCTGGCGGCCTGTTGCTCGCCGGGCATACCGATACCGTGCCGTTCGACGATGGTCGCTGGACCCGCGACCCATTCACCCTCACCGAGCACGACAACAAACTTTACGGGCTTGGCACCGCCGACATGAAAGGCTTCTTCGCCTTTATCCTCGACGCCCTGCGTGACGTTGACGTCAGCACATTGAAAAAGCCGCTGTATATTCTGGCCACCGCCGACGAAGAAACCAGCATGGCCGGGGCGCGCTACTTTGCCGAAACCACTCAGCTGCGTCCGGATTGTGCCATCATCGGCGAACCGACCTCACTGCAGCCGGTACGGGCGCATAAAGGCCACATTTCGACGGCGGTGCGCGTACTGGGTCAGTCCGGCCACTCCAGCGACCCGGCGCGCGGCGTTAACGCCATCGAACTGATGCACGACGCCATCGGCCGCATCATGCAGCTGCGCGATACTTTAAAAGAGCGCTATCACTACGAGGCCTTTACCGTGCCTTATCCAACGCTCAACCTTGGCGCGATCCACGGCGGCGACGCGTCCAACCGCATCTGCGCCTGCTGTGAGCTGCATATGGATATTCGCCCGCTGCCGGGCATGACGCTTAATGACCTGAACGGTCTGCTGGATGAAGCGCTGGCGCCAGTCAGCGAACGCTGGCCAGGTCGCCTGACCGTCTCCGAGCTGCATCCGCCAATCCCCGGCTATGAATGCCCGCCGGATCACAAACTGGTCGCCGTCGTTGAAAAACTGCTCGGCGCGCAGACCGAGGTCGTCAACTATTGCACCGAAGCGCCGTTTATCCAGACGCTGTGCCCAACACTGGTATTAGGCCCGGGCTCTATCAATCAGGCCCATCAGCCAGATGAATATCTGGAGACCCGGTTTATTAAGCCGACGCGCGAACTGATAACCCAGGTTGTCCATCACTTCTGCTGGCATTAA
- the ppc gene encoding phosphoenolpyruvate carboxylase, whose amino-acid sequence MNEQYSALRSNVSMLGKVLGDTIKDALGENILDRVETIRKLSKSSRAGNEANRQELLTTLQNLSNDELLPVARAFSQFLNLANTAEQYHSISPKGEAASNPEVIARTLRKLKDQPNLNETIIKQAVESLSLELVLTAHPTEITRRTLIHKMGEINNCLKQLDNNDIADYERHQFMRRLRQLIAQSWHTDEIRKHRPSPVDEAKWGFAVVENSLWEGVPGYLRELNEQLEANLGYQLPVDFVPVRFTSWMGGDRDGNPNVTADITRHVLLLSRWKATDLFLKDVHVLISELSMVECTDELRDLAGAEGAQEPYRYLMKKLRTQLMETQAWLEARLKGQKLPKPAGLITQNEQLWEPLYACYQSLQACGMGIIANGELLDTLRRVKSFGVPLVRIDIRQESTRHTEALGEMTRYLGIGDYESWSEADKQAFLIRELNSKRPLLPRQWEPSEETREVLDTCKVIAEAPRGSIAAYVISMAKTPSDVLAVHLLLKEAGIGFALPVAPLFETLDDLNNANDVMSQLLNIDWYRGFIQGKQMVMIGYSDSAKDAGVMAASWAQYQAQDALIKTCEKAGIELTLFHGRGGSIGRGGAPAHAALLSQPPGSLKGGLRVTEQGEMIRFKYGLPEVTISSLSLYTSAILEANLLPPPEPKPQWREIMAELSDVSCKMYRGYVRENKDFVPYFRSATPEQELGKLPLGSRPAKRRPTGGVESLRAIPWIFAWTQNRLMLPAWLGAGAALQKVVEGGKQSELESMCRDWPFFSTRLGMLEMVYSKADLWLAEYYDQRLVKPELWKLGEELRKLLTADITVVLAIANDSHLMADLPWIAESIQLRNIYTDPLNVLQAELLHRSRQAEVEGKEPDPRVEQALMVTIAGVAAGMRNTG is encoded by the coding sequence ATGAACGAACAATATTCCGCTTTGCGTAGTAATGTCAGTATGCTCGGTAAGGTGCTGGGCGACACCATCAAGGATGCGCTAGGAGAAAACATTCTTGATCGTGTCGAAACTATCCGTAAGTTGTCCAAATCTTCTCGCGCAGGCAATGAAGCCAACCGCCAGGAACTGCTCACCACGCTGCAAAACTTGTCCAACGACGAGCTGCTGCCGGTGGCGCGCGCCTTTAGCCAGTTTCTGAACCTGGCGAATACCGCAGAGCAATACCACAGCATTTCGCCAAAAGGCGAAGCGGCCAGTAATCCTGAAGTGATTGCCCGCACCCTGAGAAAGCTCAAAGACCAACCCAATCTCAACGAAACAATTATTAAACAAGCAGTTGAATCCCTGTCTCTGGAACTAGTGCTGACCGCGCACCCGACCGAAATCACGCGTCGTACGCTGATCCACAAGATGGGTGAAATCAACAACTGCCTGAAGCAGCTCGATAACAACGATATTGCTGACTATGAACGCCATCAGTTCATGCGCCGCCTGCGCCAGCTGATCGCGCAGTCCTGGCATACCGATGAAATTCGTAAGCATCGCCCTTCTCCGGTCGATGAAGCAAAATGGGGCTTCGCCGTCGTAGAAAATAGCCTGTGGGAAGGCGTGCCTGGCTATCTGCGCGAGCTGAACGAACAGCTGGAAGCCAATCTCGGCTATCAGCTGCCGGTTGATTTCGTGCCGGTACGCTTCACCTCATGGATGGGCGGCGACCGTGACGGCAACCCGAACGTCACCGCCGATATCACTCGCCACGTATTGCTGCTCAGCCGCTGGAAAGCGACCGACCTGTTCCTCAAAGACGTACACGTCCTGATCTCTGAGCTGTCGATGGTCGAATGCACCGACGAGCTGCGCGATCTGGCTGGCGCGGAAGGCGCACAAGAGCCGTATCGCTACCTGATGAAAAAACTGCGTACCCAGTTGATGGAAACCCAGGCTTGGCTGGAAGCGCGCCTGAAAGGCCAGAAACTGCCGAAACCGGCGGGGCTGATTACGCAAAATGAACAGCTGTGGGAACCGCTTTACGCCTGTTATCAATCGCTGCAGGCCTGCGGAATGGGCATCATCGCCAACGGCGAGCTGCTCGATACCCTACGCCGGGTGAAGTCTTTCGGCGTACCGCTGGTACGTATCGATATTCGTCAGGAAAGCACCCGCCACACTGAAGCGCTGGGTGAAATGACCCGCTACCTCGGGATCGGTGATTACGAAAGCTGGTCGGAAGCCGACAAGCAGGCCTTCCTGATCCGCGAACTGAATTCCAAACGCCCGCTGCTGCCGCGTCAATGGGAGCCAAGCGAAGAGACCCGCGAAGTCCTCGACACCTGCAAAGTGATCGCCGAAGCGCCGCGCGGATCGATCGCCGCCTACGTGATCTCGATGGCGAAAACACCGTCCGACGTGCTCGCCGTTCATCTACTGCTGAAAGAAGCCGGCATCGGCTTTGCGCTGCCGGTCGCGCCACTGTTTGAAACGCTGGACGACCTCAACAACGCCAATGACGTCATGAGCCAACTGCTGAATATCGACTGGTATCGCGGCTTTATTCAGGGCAAACAGATGGTCATGATCGGCTACTCCGACTCGGCCAAAGATGCTGGCGTGATGGCCGCCTCCTGGGCGCAGTATCAAGCCCAGGACGCGCTGATTAAAACCTGCGAAAAAGCAGGCATCGAACTGACACTGTTCCACGGCCGCGGCGGTTCAATTGGCCGCGGCGGCGCTCCTGCGCACGCGGCGCTGCTCTCGCAACCGCCGGGGAGCCTGAAAGGCGGCCTGCGCGTCACCGAACAGGGCGAGATGATCCGCTTCAAGTACGGCCTGCCGGAAGTGACCATCAGCAGCCTGTCGCTATACACCAGCGCGATTCTGGAAGCCAACCTGCTACCGCCGCCGGAACCAAAACCACAGTGGCGCGAGATCATGGCCGAGTTGTCCGATGTCTCCTGCAAGATGTACCGCGGCTATGTGCGTGAAAACAAAGACTTCGTCCCCTATTTCCGCTCCGCTACCCCGGAACAGGAACTGGGCAAACTGCCGCTTGGCTCACGCCCGGCGAAACGTCGCCCGACCGGCGGCGTCGAGTCCCTGCGCGCTATCCCGTGGATCTTCGCCTGGACCCAGAACCGCCTGATGCTGCCCGCCTGGCTGGGCGCTGGCGCCGCACTACAGAAAGTGGTCGAGGGTGGTAAGCAGAGCGAGCTGGAAAGCATGTGCCGCGACTGGCCGTTCTTCTCTACCCGTCTGGGCATGCTGGAGATGGTCTACTCGAAAGCTGACCTGTGGCTGGCGGAGTATTACGATCAGCGACTGGTGAAACCAGAACTGTGGAAGCTCGGCGAAGAGCTGCGTAAGTTGCTGACCGCCGATATCACCGTGGTGCTGGCCATCGCTAACGATTCCCATCTGATGGCCGACCTGCCGTGGATTGCCGAGTCTATCCAGTTGCGTAACATCTACACCGACCCGCTGAACGTCCTGCAGGCCGAGCTGCTGCACCGCTCGCGTCAGGCCGAAGTGGAAGGCAAGGAACCCGATCCGCGCGTTGAACAAGCGCTGATGGTAACCATCGCCGGCGTCGCGGCAGGTATGCGTAATACCGGCTAA
- the zinT gene encoding metal-binding protein ZinT — translation MTRKIPMLAFGFGMALASAQTFAHGNHSHGPALTEIERKASEGIFADNDVKDRALSDWDGIWQSVNPYLLNGDLDPVLEQKAKKPGAKSVEAYRAYYKKGYATDVEQIGIEDNVMEFHVGETVNRCQYTYSGYKILHYASGKKGVRYLFECQQGDANAPKFVQFSDHIIGPRKSQHFHIFMGNESQEALLKEMDNWPTYYPYALHKEQIVDEMLHH, via the coding sequence ATGACCCGAAAGATCCCCATGTTAGCGTTTGGCTTCGGCATGGCGCTAGCCAGCGCCCAGACTTTCGCCCACGGCAACCATAGCCATGGCCCGGCGTTGACTGAAATAGAGCGTAAAGCCAGCGAAGGTATTTTTGCCGACAATGATGTGAAGGACCGCGCGTTAAGCGATTGGGATGGCATCTGGCAGTCGGTGAACCCTTATCTACTGAACGGCGATCTCGATCCGGTGCTGGAGCAGAAAGCGAAAAAGCCAGGCGCTAAAAGTGTGGAAGCGTACCGCGCTTATTATAAGAAGGGCTACGCCACTGATGTGGAACAGATTGGTATTGAAGATAACGTGATGGAGTTCCACGTCGGCGAAACCGTTAATCGCTGCCAATATACCTATTCAGGCTACAAAATCCTGCATTACGCCTCCGGCAAGAAGGGCGTCCGCTACCTGTTTGAGTGCCAGCAGGGCGATGCCAACGCGCCGAAATTCGTCCAGTTCAGCGACCATATTATTGGCCCGCGCAAATCGCAGCATTTCCATATTTTTATGGGTAATGAATCACAGGAGGCACTGCTAAAGGAGATGGATAACTGGCCGACCTATTACCCGTATGCGCTGCATAAAGAGCAGATCGTGGATGAGATGCTGCACCACTAA
- a CDS encoding AraC family transcriptional regulator, producing MDNNISQFIDLLLKKQNGIGQVHFADKPRLSAEQTVQADSPRLAILIDGQLRDRALGDNAAPLCARDVLYIPADSWNWPQWQTPGLLLGILFGKQQLEFALQRWDGETATVVEKLQVPRRGPRVGSFLLQALNEIRMQPQEQHTARSIVISLLSHCADLLGSQAQTSSRSQALFDAIRQHIDTHFAEPLSRESVAQAFYLSPNYLSHLFQKCGPMGFNEYLNHVRLEQARMLLKGHDMKVKDIAHACGFADSNYFCRLFRKNTERSPSEYRRQYHSQLTEKSPAP from the coding sequence ATGGATAATAACATCAGCCAATTTATTGATTTATTGCTAAAAAAACAGAATGGCATCGGTCAGGTTCATTTTGCCGACAAGCCGCGTTTGTCTGCTGAACAGACAGTGCAGGCTGATTCCCCGCGCCTGGCGATCCTCATCGACGGGCAACTTCGCGATCGTGCGCTCGGCGATAACGCCGCTCCGCTTTGCGCGCGCGACGTGTTGTATATCCCAGCCGATAGCTGGAACTGGCCGCAGTGGCAAACGCCCGGCCTGCTGTTAGGCATCCTGTTCGGCAAACAGCAACTGGAGTTCGCGCTGCAGCGCTGGGATGGCGAAACCGCCACGGTGGTCGAAAAGCTGCAGGTGCCGCGTCGCGGGCCGCGGGTTGGTTCATTTCTGCTGCAGGCGCTCAACGAAATACGGATGCAGCCGCAGGAGCAACACACCGCCCGCAGCATTGTCATTAGCCTGCTCAGCCACTGCGCCGATCTGCTCGGCAGCCAGGCGCAAACCTCATCGCGCAGCCAGGCGCTGTTTGACGCGATCCGTCAGCACATCGACACCCATTTTGCTGAACCCTTAAGCCGGGAATCTGTCGCCCAGGCGTTTTATCTCTCCCCTAACTATCTCTCGCACCTGTTCCAGAAATGCGGGCCCATGGGCTTTAACGAATACCTCAATCATGTCCGTCTCGAACAGGCCCGCATGTTGCTGAAGGGCCATGATATGAAAGTCAAAGACATCGCCCACGCCTGCGGCTTCGCCGACAGCAATTACTTCTGCCGCCTGTTTCGCAAGAATACCGAGCGTTCCCCCTCCGAATACCGCCGCCAGTACCACAGCCAGTTGACAGAAAAATCCCCTGCGCCATAA
- the fsa gene encoding fructose-6-phosphate aldolase, translating to MELYLDTANVAEVERLARIYPLAGVTTNPSIIAAGKTPVWEVLPRLQNAVGPEGILFAQTMSRDAQGMVEEAKRLSNAVPGIVVKIPVTAEGLAAIKLLKKEGIPTLGTAVYSASQGLLAALAGAKYVAPYVNRVDAQGGDGIRMVQELQSLLEMHAPDSKVLAASFKTPRQALDCLLAGCEAITLPLDVAQQMLGTPAVESAIEKFEQDWNNAFGTLNL from the coding sequence ATGGAACTCTATCTGGATACCGCGAATGTCGCTGAAGTTGAACGTCTGGCCCGTATTTATCCGCTGGCTGGCGTCACCACCAACCCGAGCATTATCGCTGCTGGCAAAACCCCGGTTTGGGAGGTGCTACCGCGCCTGCAAAACGCCGTCGGCCCGGAAGGGATTCTGTTCGCTCAGACCATGAGCCGCGATGCGCAAGGCATGGTGGAAGAAGCCAAACGCCTGAGCAACGCCGTGCCGGGTATTGTGGTTAAAATTCCGGTAACCGCCGAAGGCCTCGCCGCCATCAAATTGCTGAAAAAAGAAGGTATCCCGACGCTCGGCACCGCCGTCTACAGCGCCTCACAGGGCCTGCTGGCGGCGCTGGCCGGGGCGAAATACGTCGCGCCATACGTCAACCGCGTCGATGCTCAGGGCGGCGACGGCATCCGCATGGTGCAAGAGCTGCAATCCCTGCTGGAAATGCACGCGCCGGACAGCAAAGTGCTGGCCGCCAGCTTCAAAACCCCGCGCCAGGCGCTGGATTGCCTGTTGGCCGGCTGCGAAGCTATCACCCTTCCATTAGACGTAGCGCAACAAATGCTTGGTACGCCCGCGGTAGAGTCAGCCATAGAGAAGTTCGAGCAGGACTGGAATAACGCATTTGGCACGTTGAACCTGTAA
- a CDS encoding glycerol dehydrogenase, with product MDRIIQSPGKYIQGAGAIKRLGEYLKPLAERWLIIGDTFVLGFAEAQLRTSLNTAGLVAEIAPFGGECSQNEINRLRDIAASAQCHAVLGIGGGKTLDTAKALAHYMQLPVVVAPTIASTDAPCSALSVIYTDDGEFESYLMLPHNPNMVIVDTQIVAGAPARLLAAGIGDALATWFEARACSRSGAITMAGGKCTQAALALAELCYNTLIEEGEKAMLAAEQHVVTPALERVIEANTYLSGVGFESGGLAAAHAIHNGLTAIPDAHHFYHGEKVAFGTLTQLVLENAPVEEIETAAALCHSVGLPITLAQLDIKGDIPAKMRMVAEAACVKGETIHNMPGGATADQVYAALLVADQYGQRFLQEWE from the coding sequence ATGGATCGCATTATTCAATCACCCGGTAAATACATCCAGGGCGCTGGCGCCATCAAGCGCCTTGGCGAATATCTCAAACCACTGGCCGAACGTTGGCTGATTATCGGCGACACCTTCGTGCTCGGCTTTGCCGAAGCACAGCTGCGTACGAGTCTGAACACCGCAGGCCTGGTGGCCGAGATCGCGCCGTTTGGCGGCGAATGTTCGCAAAATGAAATCAACCGCCTGCGCGATATCGCCGCCAGCGCTCAATGCCATGCGGTGCTCGGCATTGGCGGCGGCAAGACGCTGGATACCGCGAAAGCGCTGGCTCACTATATGCAGCTACCAGTGGTCGTTGCGCCGACCATTGCTTCCACCGATGCGCCATGCAGCGCGTTATCCGTTATCTATACCGACGATGGCGAATTCGAAAGCTATCTGATGCTGCCGCACAATCCCAATATGGTGATTGTCGATACGCAGATCGTCGCGGGCGCGCCGGCTCGCCTGCTGGCCGCCGGGATTGGCGATGCGCTGGCGACCTGGTTTGAAGCCCGCGCCTGCTCACGCAGTGGCGCCATCACCATGGCGGGCGGCAAGTGCACCCAGGCGGCGCTGGCGCTGGCGGAGCTTTGCTATAACACGCTGATTGAAGAAGGCGAAAAAGCCATGCTCGCCGCCGAGCAACATGTCGTCACCCCTGCGCTGGAACGAGTTATCGAAGCCAACACCTACCTGAGTGGCGTCGGCTTTGAAAGCGGCGGGCTGGCGGCGGCGCATGCCATCCATAACGGCCTGACCGCCATTCCGGATGCCCATCACTTCTACCACGGCGAGAAAGTCGCTTTTGGTACGCTGACGCAGCTGGTGCTGGAAAACGCGCCGGTCGAAGAGATAGAGACCGCGGCGGCGCTATGCCACAGCGTTGGTCTGCCCATCACCCTGGCGCAACTCGATATTAAAGGCGATATCCCGGCCAAAATGCGTATGGTGGCGGAAGCCGCCTGCGTCAAAGGCGAAACCATCCACAATATGCCCGGCGGCGCGACCGCCGATCAGGTGTACGCCGCGCTGCTGGTTGCCGATCAGTACGGCCAGCGTTTCCTGCAAGAGTGGGAATAA
- a CDS encoding DeoR/GlpR family DNA-binding transcription regulator, whose translation MSIYAILQQDKKVVVNELAEKFGVTKMTIRRDLSFFEKQGIVKTTYGGAYLTSGASVEPSFQLKSVQMVDDKHLIGRKAAELVEDGDTIIIDCGTTLLTLAQSIFDKKIMVITNSVPVVNLLKGRKNIKLIVAPGEYEDDTQGMISFSTAEFFSTIHADKVFISTQGINGHGELTVPKMTDAHVKRALLRAGRQKILLADKSKFEQTFLAGHARLDDFDVVISQNGLPDNILSLLTAQKTELLLVDGTA comes from the coding sequence ATGAGCATTTACGCCATTCTGCAGCAGGACAAAAAAGTCGTTGTGAACGAGCTGGCCGAAAAATTCGGCGTCACCAAAATGACTATCCGTCGGGATCTGTCATTCTTTGAAAAACAGGGCATCGTCAAAACCACCTACGGCGGCGCCTACCTGACCAGCGGCGCCAGCGTCGAGCCAAGCTTCCAGCTTAAATCCGTGCAGATGGTTGATGACAAGCATCTGATTGGCCGCAAAGCGGCAGAGCTGGTCGAAGACGGCGACACCATCATTATCGATTGCGGCACAACGTTGCTGACGCTCGCGCAATCTATTTTCGATAAGAAGATCATGGTGATAACCAACTCGGTTCCGGTGGTGAATCTGCTGAAGGGGCGAAAGAACATCAAGCTCATCGTCGCGCCAGGCGAATATGAAGATGATACTCAGGGCATGATCTCTTTCAGCACCGCCGAATTTTTCAGCACCATTCATGCCGACAAAGTCTTTATCAGCACTCAGGGCATTAATGGCCATGGCGAGCTCACGGTACCTAAAATGACCGATGCCCACGTCAAACGGGCGCTGCTGCGCGCCGGACGGCAAAAAATCCTCCTCGCTGATAAAAGCAAATTCGAGCAAACCTTCCTCGCCGGCCACGCCCGTCTGGACGATTTTGACGTCGTGATCAGCCAGAATGGCCTCCCTGACAACATCCTTTCCCTGCTCACCGCGCAAAAAACAGAACTGCTGCTGGTCGACGGCACAGCGTAA